One Bacteroidota bacterium genomic window carries:
- a CDS encoding PD40 domain-containing protein: MRKSTILQVFTTFIIIVIAITTGFSQDKNEKKLSSKADRYFINSQYGKAIDAYTELLKLNPTNFDYNYKKGISLYFSNKASDILKASPYFEAAYANMGKDTTPEIYYYLGQTLQIAGKFDEAIKYYEILKAYTGNSQSNIKDVEEIDNYIKQCNYAKQFIKMPVPVKITNMGPNINTEYRDYAPVISGDESRLIFTSKRKGSTGGRIADDGRYFEDIFISKRTNKTTKDWTISSKLDTNNALNFFQLWFNKAENIGKGINSSDHDASIALSPDGKTLYMYKLNDIWQSTYDGKKWSKPNRLNGNVNSKQYHEPSVSQSADGKTLYVVSERKGGLGGKDIYKSVKDEEGEWGPLENLGPEINTRFDEDGPFIHPDGKTLFFSSEGWNSMGGFDIFKSTLENGKWTTPINIGYPINTSADDIFFVMNEKGDRAYYATIVKDDNYGDLDIYMVSPQDVPNLSSNLLAYVGVDSATLAKTLISTGIVIPGIDDGTGKKVRLMSLTKNNNQPFDAKLKIANININPDNNEYISQMSTGNNIIGLTPGESYNMSIERAGYPSHSIDFYVPKNSSTRRYYQEIVFEDIKDDSGNIIGQKTTVYNGLFNIDSMVVADANLSALSKEEAYAAVIRKLDPENSGQNLKIYSFTDYTQVVAATTNTNTATQSVEGCIENLPTYNPVLFDFNQSVIKGDGARQMEEIYTLLSKHDCLNLEITGHTDSKGTDQYNLSLSQRRSSAAKKYFVDKGIASKRIKTVGKGESQPIAANENPDKTDNPDGRQLNRRVEFKFIPVKKSK; encoded by the coding sequence ATGAGAAAAAGTACCATTCTTCAAGTTTTTACAACATTCATAATCATTGTAATAGCAATTACTACAGGATTTTCGCAAGATAAAAACGAAAAAAAACTTTCTAGTAAAGCAGATAGATACTTTATTAATTCTCAGTATGGTAAAGCCATTGATGCTTATACAGAGCTTTTGAAGCTAAATCCGACTAATTTCGATTACAATTACAAGAAAGGAATTTCACTTTATTTCTCAAACAAAGCGTCTGATATATTAAAAGCATCCCCTTATTTTGAGGCCGCTTATGCTAATATGGGCAAAGATACAACCCCGGAAATATATTACTATTTGGGTCAAACATTACAAATTGCAGGCAAATTTGACGAAGCAATAAAGTATTACGAAATTCTTAAAGCTTATACAGGAAATAGTCAAAGTAACATTAAAGATGTAGAGGAAATAGATAATTATATCAAACAATGTAATTATGCTAAACAGTTTATAAAAATGCCCGTTCCTGTTAAGATTACCAACATGGGACCAAACATCAATACAGAATACAGGGACTACGCTCCTGTTATTTCCGGAGATGAATCTAGGCTAATTTTTACATCAAAAAGAAAAGGAAGTACCGGAGGAAGAATAGCTGATGATGGAAGATATTTCGAAGATATTTTTATTTCTAAAAGAACAAACAAAACAACTAAAGATTGGACTATTTCATCTAAGTTGGATACGAACAACGCACTTAATTTTTTTCAACTTTGGTTCAATAAAGCAGAAAATATTGGTAAGGGTATAAATTCGTCCGACCATGATGCTTCTATTGCTTTAAGCCCCGATGGCAAAACTTTGTACATGTATAAATTAAATGATATATGGCAATCTACTTATGATGGTAAAAAATGGTCTAAGCCGAATAGATTAAATGGAAATGTTAATTCTAAGCAATACCATGAACCAAGCGTAAGCCAATCTGCAGACGGAAAAACATTGTATGTAGTGAGTGAACGTAAAGGTGGTTTAGGCGGAAAAGATATTTATAAATCTGTAAAAGATGAAGAAGGCGAATGGGGGCCACTTGAAAATTTAGGTCCTGAGATTAATACTCGTTTTGATGAAGATGGTCCATTTATACATCCTGATGGAAAAACATTGTTCTTCTCTTCTGAGGGGTGGAACAGTATGGGAGGCTTCGATATTTTTAAATCTACATTAGAGAATGGAAAATGGACAACACCAATTAATATTGGATATCCAATTAATACATCTGCCGATGATATCTTTTTTGTGATGAATGAAAAAGGAGATAGAGCTTATTATGCAACGATTGTAAAAGATGACAACTATGGAGATTTAGATATTTACATGGTTAGTCCGCAAGATGTTCCTAATTTAAGCTCCAACCTTCTTGCCTACGTAGGGGTTGATTCTGCTACATTAGCAAAAACGTTAATATCTACCGGTATTGTTATCCCTGGAATAGACGATGGTACAGGTAAGAAAGTAAGATTAATGTCTTTAACTAAAAATAATAACCAACCATTTGACGCAAAATTGAAAATCGCAAACATAAATATTAATCCTGATAACAATGAGTACATCTCTCAAATGTCTACAGGTAATAATATTATTGGTTTAACACCGGGAGAGAGTTACAATATGTCTATAGAAAGAGCGGGCTATCCATCACATTCAATTGATTTTTATGTCCCTAAGAATTCTTCTACTAGAAGGTATTATCAGGAAATTGTATTTGAAGATATTAAAGATGATTCTGGCAATATTATTGGTCAAAAAACCACTGTATATAATGGATTGTTTAATATAGATAGCATGGTGGTTGCAGATGCTAACCTATCTGCTCTTTCGAAAGAAGAAGCGTATGCCGCTGTAATCAGAAAATTAGACCCAGAGAACTCAGGTCAAAATCTCAAAATTTATTCGTTTACTGATTATACACAAGTTGTGGCAGCCACAACAAATACAAACACTGCAACCCAGTCTGTAGAGGGGTGCATAGAAAACTTGCCAACATACAATCCTGTTTTATTTGACTTTAATCAATCTGTAATTAAAGGTGATGGTGCAAGACAAATGGAAGAGATTTACACCTTGTTATCTAAACATGATTGTTTAAATCTTGAAATTACCGGACATACCGATTCAAAAGGTACGGACCAATATAACTTGTCATTATCACAACGTAGATCTTCTGCCGCCAAGAAATACTTTGTTGATAAAGGTATAGCGTCTAAGCGTATTAAAACAGTTGGAAAAGGAGAGTCACAACCTATTGCTGCTAACGAAAATCCTGATAAAACAGATAATCCGGATGGCAGACAGTTAAACAGAAGAGTTGAGTTTAAATTTATTCCTGTAAAGAAATCGAAGTAA
- a CDS encoding PD40 domain-containing protein: protein MHFSKYFFVALFVLALVSFASAQTIDSKKEFDEAELLFNLENYEKALSHYLKVDSLRKNNPSINYKIGICYLKSAIQKEKAIKFLELAAQQASAKYQGVYLDNSAPLDAHFYLGLAYHINYQFDDAVSSLEKYKNLVGKTDGLKLKEIDSRIQQAKNGKELVAIPIPIKVENIGRTINSSADDYSPVFNADESMLIYTSRRSGSTGNKVDKSGKYHEDIYVSYKTNDGWSTPLSIGSRINSDGNEATVALSADGQKLIIYKDDNGDGNLYTCNLEGNTWSTPKKMNDFINSPYWESSASISADGNVLYFSSNRPGGLGGKDIYRSKKLPNGEWGRPTNLGAAVNTAEDDDAPFIHPDGFTLFYSSKGHKTIGGYDIFFTSAISDTGGWAESFNMGYPVNTTEDDLFFVPTVGNNRAYYASYKKDGMGEKDIYMITFTGAKEIPLTVYKGMVTDATGKVPDGLVISISDTKTNDIVGDYTPNSSTGKYLFILTPGNSYQISYLINGDEVLSETLKVEESTSYSILNKAIDLKPVVLSVKK, encoded by the coding sequence ATGCATTTTAGTAAATATTTTTTTGTTGCTTTATTTGTTTTAGCATTAGTTAGTTTTGCTTCTGCTCAAACTATTGATAGTAAGAAGGAATTTGATGAGGCGGAACTGTTATTTAATTTAGAGAATTACGAAAAAGCGCTGTCTCATTATTTAAAAGTAGATTCCTTGCGAAAGAATAACCCTAGCATAAACTATAAAATAGGAATTTGTTATTTAAAGTCGGCAATACAAAAGGAAAAGGCAATTAAATTTTTGGAGCTTGCTGCACAACAAGCTTCTGCAAAGTATCAAGGTGTGTATTTGGATAATTCAGCTCCTTTAGATGCGCATTTCTATTTAGGATTGGCATACCACATAAATTACCAATTTGACGATGCTGTTTCTTCTTTAGAAAAATACAAAAATTTAGTTGGCAAAACAGATGGACTTAAATTGAAAGAAATTGATAGTAGAATTCAGCAAGCAAAAAATGGCAAAGAGTTGGTTGCCATTCCTATCCCAATTAAAGTAGAAAATATTGGCAGAACAATTAATTCGTCTGCAGATGATTATAGTCCAGTTTTTAATGCAGATGAGTCTATGTTGATATACACATCCAGAAGATCTGGCTCTACAGGTAATAAAGTAGATAAAAGCGGAAAGTACCACGAAGATATTTATGTAAGCTATAAAACAAATGATGGTTGGAGTACACCACTAAGTATAGGCTCTCGAATCAACTCAGATGGAAATGAAGCTACCGTTGCGCTGTCTGCAGACGGTCAAAAATTAATTATTTACAAAGACGATAATGGCGATGGAAACTTATACACCTGTAACTTAGAAGGCAATACTTGGTCGACACCCAAAAAAATGAATGATTTTATTAATTCGCCCTATTGGGAGTCAAGTGCTAGTATTTCTGCCGATGGAAATGTCCTTTATTTTAGCAGCAACAGACCCGGAGGGTTAGGTGGCAAAGATATTTATCGTTCAAAGAAGTTACCTAACGGAGAATGGGGGCGACCAACAAATCTTGGTGCTGCCGTAAACACAGCAGAAGACGATGATGCACCATTTATTCATCCTGATGGGTTTACACTGTTTTATAGTTCAAAAGGGCATAAGACAATTGGTGGATACGATATCTTTTTTACATCAGCAATATCTGATACTGGAGGTTGGGCGGAATCATTTAATATGGGTTATCCTGTAAACACAACTGAGGATGACTTATTCTTTGTGCCAACAGTTGGAAACAATAGAGCATATTATGCTAGTTATAAAAAGGATGGAATGGGCGAAAAAGATATTTATATGATAACATTTACAGGAGCCAAAGAAATTCCACTTACAGTATATAAAGGCATGGTAACAGATGCTACAGGAAAAGTTCCTGATGGATTGGTTATATCTATTAGTGATACTAAAACAAACGATATTGTTGGAGATTATACTCCAAACTCCAGTACCGGAAAATATTTGTTTATTTTAACTCCAGGTAATTCCTATCAAATTTCATACTTGATAAATGGGGATGAGGTTTTATCCGAAACGCTAAAAGTAGAGGAGAGCACATCCTATTCTATTTTGAACAAAGCGATAGACCTTAAGCCAGTAGTGCTTTCTGTAAAAAAATAA
- a CDS encoding 2-oxo acid dehydrogenase subunit E2 — protein MAQVEMKMPKMGESVAEATITKWLKNEGDKVNAEDSILEIATDKVDSEVPSPSGGILIKRLFNEGDVIKVGSVIAIISNDAADATPVKAEAPKENKAAEAVTSIAVPLEFEVVKQSTSGKFYSPLVRNIAKQEGVSLQELDAIKGTGQEGRVTKNDILNYLPTRGKSPAAVPAPKLVATTNTASEVSSSSSQPINKPAISVGGEDEIIEMDRMRKIIADHMVMSKHVSPHVTSYVEADVTGMVTWRDKVKKDFEKREKEKITFTPLFIEAVVRAIKDFPMVNVSVDGTKIIKRGHINIGMATALPSGNLIVPVIKDADQKNVLGLTKSVNDLANRARNNKLQPDEIQGGTFTITNVGSFGNVMGTPIINQPQVAILAVGAIRKKPAVIETPLGDTIGIRHMMFLSLSYDHRVVDGSLGGSFLRRIADYLEQFDPNRTV, from the coding sequence ATGGCTCAAGTTGAGATGAAAATGCCCAAAATGGGCGAAAGTGTTGCCGAGGCAACCATTACTAAATGGCTTAAAAACGAAGGCGATAAAGTTAATGCCGAAGATTCTATATTAGAGATTGCTACAGATAAAGTAGATTCCGAGGTTCCTTCCCCCTCTGGAGGTATATTAATAAAACGTTTATTTAACGAAGGTGATGTAATAAAAGTAGGTTCTGTAATTGCAATTATTTCAAACGATGCAGCAGATGCAACTCCTGTTAAAGCTGAAGCCCCCAAAGAAAATAAAGCAGCAGAGGCTGTAACATCTATTGCCGTTCCGTTAGAATTCGAAGTAGTAAAGCAGTCCACTTCCGGTAAATTTTATTCTCCTTTGGTACGAAACATCGCAAAGCAAGAAGGAGTTAGCCTGCAAGAGTTAGATGCTATAAAAGGTACAGGTCAAGAAGGGCGAGTTACAAAAAACGATATACTTAATTATTTGCCAACAAGAGGAAAGTCTCCTGCTGCAGTTCCTGCGCCTAAGTTGGTTGCTACTACTAATACTGCATCGGAAGTAAGTAGTAGTTCTTCTCAACCAATAAATAAACCGGCAATAAGCGTTGGTGGCGAAGACGAAATAATTGAAATGGACAGAATGCGTAAGATTATTGCCGATCACATGGTAATGTCTAAGCATGTTTCTCCGCACGTTACTTCGTACGTAGAGGCTGATGTTACAGGTATGGTAACTTGGCGAGATAAAGTAAAAAAAGATTTTGAAAAACGTGAAAAAGAAAAAATAACATTCACACCGCTTTTTATTGAAGCTGTTGTACGCGCCATTAAAGATTTCCCAATGGTAAATGTTTCTGTGGACGGAACAAAAATTATTAAACGTGGTCATATAAATATTGGTATGGCTACAGCGTTGCCTTCCGGTAATTTGATTGTACCTGTTATAAAGGATGCCGATCAAAAAAATGTACTAGGACTTACTAAATCTGTAAACGACTTGGCTAACAGAGCCCGTAACAATAAGTTACAGCCAGATGAAATACAGGGAGGTACCTTTACCATCACAAATGTGGGTTCTTTTGGAAATGTAATGGGTACGCCAATTATAAATCAACCTCAGGTGGCAATTTTAGCGGTTGGAGCCATCCGCAAAAAACCTGCTGTTATTGAAACCCCACTGGGAGATACAATTGGGATAAGACATATGATGTTTTTATCGCTGTCTTACGACCACCGCGTTGTGGATGGTTCATTAGGTGGAAGCTTTTTGCGTAGAATAGCAGATTACCTGGAACAGTTCGATCCGAATCGTACAGTATAA
- a CDS encoding aminopeptidase, giving the protein MSKKKNRIIALLREFLPILLILFFLIFSNSISYILNQGYHQFLILKKAEPLEVFFADYSVPAATKEKLLLAQQIKQFAIDSLGLKPTKNYSTYCNDSSITTVYMVMASEPHELKAKEWWFPVIGKVPYKGFFDKEKTMQLKKELIRDGYDVHVAMAGGWSTLGWFTDPILPNMIKKSEDALAELLIHEMVHGTIYLKNNDELSESLAEFIGREGATKFLQFYFGKNTKEYQSYMNQKNDEDIFNTFMHKEYKTLESFYTNNKWQTNTTVLNDKKDSIYLSIISKLNETNFEDSLRYKKTGKKIMEDRNGFFISFATYNKYATSLENEFKMKYEKNISKMITAYSKKN; this is encoded by the coding sequence TTGAGCAAGAAAAAAAACAGAATAATTGCATTATTGAGAGAATTTTTACCTATTCTTCTCATTCTGTTTTTTTTGATTTTTTCGAACTCTATTTCTTACATACTTAACCAAGGTTATCATCAATTTTTGATTTTAAAAAAAGCAGAACCACTAGAAGTTTTTTTTGCAGATTATAGCGTTCCTGCAGCAACTAAAGAAAAACTTCTGCTAGCACAACAAATTAAACAATTTGCGATAGATAGCCTTGGACTAAAGCCCACAAAAAACTATTCTACTTATTGCAATGATAGCAGCATAACTACTGTTTATATGGTAATGGCAAGCGAGCCGCATGAATTAAAAGCAAAAGAATGGTGGTTCCCAGTAATTGGGAAAGTGCCATACAAAGGTTTCTTCGACAAAGAAAAAACAATGCAATTAAAGAAAGAACTTATTCGAGATGGCTATGATGTACACGTAGCTATGGCAGGTGGATGGAGTACTTTGGGCTGGTTTACCGACCCAATTTTGCCGAATATGATTAAAAAAAGTGAAGACGCTTTAGCGGAATTGTTAATTCATGAGATGGTACATGGAACCATTTACCTAAAAAACAATGATGAGCTTAGCGAAAGTTTGGCTGAATTTATAGGGCGAGAAGGAGCTACAAAATTTTTGCAATTTTATTTCGGAAAAAACACTAAAGAATACCAAAGCTACATGAATCAGAAAAATGATGAAGACATATTTAACACCTTCATGCATAAGGAATACAAAACATTAGAATCCTTTTATACGAACAACAAATGGCAAACAAATACAACCGTTTTGAATGATAAAAAAGATAGTATCTATTTAAGTATAATTAGTAAGCTAAACGAAACAAATTTTGAAGATAGTTTGCGTTATAAAAAAACAGGCAAAAAAATTATGGAAGACAGAAATGGATTTTTTATTTCGTTTGCTACATACAACAAATACGCCACCAGTTTGGAAAACGAATTCAAAATGAAATACGAAAAGAATATATCAAAAATGATAACTGCTTATAGTAAGAAGAACTAA
- a CDS encoding peptidylprolyl isomerase, whose product MSVLAKIRNKAGLLVAIIGIALFSFVVGDLLNSGTSFFASERDVIGKIGDKKIKITEFGALYENRLRQQQERSGEAVLEEPVKEMIQKQTWDNLLNDVIMKKEFERVGVIVGDDELSNMLIGSNPHPYVAQAFTNQQTGQIFEGYSLPDGRLNPSKVAEFIQGANQEQLDKFIKPMEQSLREARLTEKYNNLIKKGFYVTTAEAKRDYVEDNKIYTAKYVIKRYSYMADSAVKVTDADIKKYYNEHKNEFKAKETTRKIDYVVFEAFASSEDTAAIFEELKKLTVDFKENKTAKDDSLFVVRESDSKFFDESYHKQGTLPLNIDSIMFAAEKGTILGPYIEGNQIKLAKLIDSKVAPDSVKARHILVKINGTDTLRAKNRIDSLKSVVSAKNFEELAKKFSEDPGSGEKGGDLGWFTEGAMVKAFNDACFNGKKGDIVVVQSDFGYHLIEILDKGAEARKVQVATIDRAITPSSNTLQQYYRKANEFGGKYNTPELFEKGIAENKLDKRIADNIKENDKTISGLDSPRELIRWMYEADQGNISSVFELGTKYIVAHLVEVKEKGILPLELVQEQVKQGAIQDKKAEQFIEKFNTVLAQEKSIENIAIKMEEQVLQAENIKFTLNSLPGLGREGKFIGSVASLKPKTISQPIKGKAGVYVLVVDEVKEPAAITDYKGIKNKMIGSVTGRVDYEVFEALKSNVDIVDNRSKFY is encoded by the coding sequence ATGAGCGTTTTAGCAAAAATAAGAAATAAAGCAGGTCTTTTAGTCGCAATAATAGGTATTGCTCTCTTTTCATTCGTAGTGGGCGATTTGCTTAACTCAGGTACCAGTTTTTTTGCGTCTGAACGTGATGTAATTGGCAAAATTGGCGACAAGAAAATCAAAATAACAGAGTTTGGTGCACTGTACGAAAACCGTTTAAGACAACAACAGGAGCGTAGTGGAGAGGCTGTTTTAGAAGAGCCTGTAAAGGAAATGATTCAAAAACAAACGTGGGATAACTTGTTGAATGATGTTATCATGAAAAAAGAATTTGAACGCGTTGGTGTTATTGTTGGTGATGATGAGTTGTCAAACATGCTAATAGGCTCCAACCCACATCCATACGTGGCACAAGCATTTACAAACCAACAAACAGGCCAAATTTTTGAAGGATATTCTTTACCCGATGGCAGACTGAATCCTTCTAAAGTTGCCGAATTTATTCAAGGTGCAAACCAAGAACAATTGGATAAATTCATTAAGCCTATGGAGCAAAGCCTGCGCGAGGCTCGTTTAACTGAAAAGTACAACAATCTTATTAAAAAAGGATTTTATGTTACAACAGCCGAAGCAAAGCGAGATTATGTAGAAGATAATAAAATTTATACTGCCAAGTATGTAATAAAAAGATATTCGTATATGGCAGACTCTGCAGTAAAAGTTACCGATGCTGATATTAAAAAATATTACAACGAGCACAAAAATGAATTTAAGGCGAAGGAAACTACACGCAAAATTGACTATGTTGTTTTTGAAGCATTTGCATCAAGTGAAGACACTGCTGCAATATTCGAAGAGTTGAAAAAATTAACAGTCGATTTTAAAGAGAACAAAACAGCAAAAGATGACTCGCTTTTTGTAGTTAGAGAGTCGGACTCTAAATTTTTTGACGAAAGCTATCACAAGCAAGGAACACTTCCTTTAAATATCGATTCGATTATGTTCGCTGCCGAAAAAGGTACTATTCTTGGACCTTATATAGAGGGCAACCAAATAAAGTTGGCTAAACTAATCGACTCAAAAGTAGCTCCCGATTCTGTTAAGGCAAGACATATTTTGGTAAAAATAAACGGAACAGATACACTTAGAGCTAAGAATAGAATTGATAGTTTGAAAAGTGTAGTGTCGGCCAAGAATTTCGAAGAACTTGCAAAAAAATTTAGTGAAGATCCCGGATCTGGTGAAAAAGGAGGGGATTTAGGTTGGTTTACAGAAGGCGCAATGGTAAAAGCCTTTAACGATGCATGTTTTAATGGTAAAAAAGGAGATATAGTTGTTGTGCAGTCAGATTTTGGATATCATTTGATTGAGATACTTGATAAAGGGGCTGAAGCAAGGAAAGTACAAGTTGCAACAATTGATAGGGCAATTACTCCAAGTAGTAATACATTGCAACAATACTATCGTAAAGCAAATGAGTTTGGTGGAAAATACAACACTCCAGAGCTTTTCGAAAAAGGAATTGCCGAAAATAAATTGGATAAACGTATTGCGGATAATATAAAAGAAAACGATAAAACTATTTCAGGTTTAGATTCTCCTCGAGAACTTATAAGATGGATGTATGAAGCAGATCAAGGAAATATTTCATCTGTATTCGAATTAGGAACCAAGTATATCGTAGCTCACTTAGTAGAAGTAAAAGAGAAAGGCATTTTACCGCTAGAACTTGTTCAAGAACAAGTTAAGCAAGGCGCTATTCAAGATAAAAAAGCGGAGCAGTTTATTGAGAAGTTTAATACTGTATTAGCACAAGAAAAATCAATCGAGAATATCGCGATAAAAATGGAGGAACAAGTCCTGCAAGCAGAAAACATTAAGTTTACACTTAATTCATTGCCAGGATTAGGAAGAGAAGGTAAGTTTATTGGATCTGTTGCGTCATTAAAACCTAAAACTATTTCTCAACCAATAAAAGGAAAAGCTGGAGTATATGTTTTAGTAGTTGATGAAGTAAAAGAACCTGCTGCAATTACTGACTACAAAGGAATAAAAAACAAAATGATTGGAAGCGTTACTGGTAGAGTAGATTATGAAGTATTCGAAGCTTTGAAATCAAACGTAGATATTGTTGATAATAGATCTAAATTCTACTAG
- the lptC gene encoding LPS export ABC transporter periplasmic protein LptC — MRSVYFLFIGILVLLFFSACQNDIKDVEQVTVNKIFPTESSTNVILFHTDSAKPKLRLESPQVDHFSGKKPYIEMPKGVKLEFYETDGKVKTRLTCGYAIRRELERTMEAKQNVVVINEKGEQLNTEYLIWDESKEIISTNEFVKITTEEEVIFGDGLEATEDFSRYKILNIKGTINLKDSTLN, encoded by the coding sequence GTGCGCTCAGTTTATTTTTTATTTATTGGAATACTAGTACTTCTGTTTTTTTCTGCTTGTCAAAACGATATTAAGGATGTTGAACAAGTTACGGTAAACAAGATTTTTCCAACCGAAAGCAGTACCAACGTTATCTTATTTCATACTGATTCTGCTAAACCAAAATTAAGACTCGAGAGCCCTCAAGTAGATCATTTTTCAGGCAAAAAGCCCTATATAGAAATGCCCAAAGGTGTTAAACTCGAATTTTATGAAACAGATGGTAAAGTAAAAACCCGACTTACCTGTGGATACGCCATTAGACGAGAGCTGGAAAGGACAATGGAAGCCAAACAGAATGTAGTAGTAATAAACGAAAAGGGCGAACAATTAAATACCGAATATTTAATTTGGGACGAGAGTAAAGAAATAATATCTACTAACGAATTTGTTAAAATAACAACAGAAGAAGAGGTAATTTTTGGAGATGGTCTAGAGGCTACCGAAGATTTTAGCAGATATAAAATTTTAAACATAAAAGGCACAATCAACCTAAAAGACAGCACGCTTAATTAA
- a CDS encoding type III pantothenate kinase: MNLTLDIGNTRIKAGIFDGSILKESFVIAKYADLPAVIKKYPIKQIGVSSVVNSQEFKSNVPSSIPVLEFDYTTKIPLKNLYQTKVTLGNDRLVASIGAYSIFPNSNTLVIDAGTCIKYNFTNTRNEYLGGAISPGLNIRLRALHTFTDKLPLIESDFNFSTLIGTNTPDSILSGVMTASALEVKGFIEMYNDQFENVKVVLTGGDAPFFEKQLKNNIFADANLILKGLNTILLYNESNR, encoded by the coding sequence TTGAATTTAACACTAGATATAGGTAATACACGCATCAAAGCCGGTATATTTGATGGTAGTATTTTAAAGGAATCGTTTGTTATTGCTAAGTATGCCGATTTACCTGCAGTAATTAAAAAATATCCAATCAAGCAAATTGGAGTGTCTTCTGTTGTCAATTCCCAAGAGTTTAAATCTAACGTTCCCAGCTCTATACCAGTTTTGGAGTTTGACTATACAACTAAAATCCCACTTAAAAATTTATACCAAACTAAAGTAACGTTAGGTAACGATAGGTTGGTGGCTTCTATCGGTGCGTATAGCATATTTCCAAATTCAAATACTCTTGTCATAGATGCCGGAACATGCATCAAATATAACTTTACAAATACTAGAAACGAGTATTTGGGAGGTGCAATTTCTCCCGGACTTAATATAAGATTAAGAGCCTTACATACTTTTACAGATAAACTTCCGTTAATTGAAAGTGATTTTAATTTTTCAACATTGATAGGAACAAATACCCCAGATTCCATTTTGTCGGGAGTTATGACCGCTAGTGCGCTGGAAGTAAAAGGCTTTATTGAAATGTATAATGATCAATTCGAAAATGTAAAAGTCGTGCTTACTGGAGGCGATGCTCCATTTTTTGAGAAACAATTAAAAAACAACATCTTTGCAGATGCAAATCTAATTTTAAAAGGACTTAACACTATTCTGTTGTATAATGAAAGTAATCGCTAA